GAATCTTTGGATACGGGGAACTTCCGGAATATCTTGGTATTGATCACTTCCGACAAGAGATTCCACGAACTGCTTTCGGCCTAGAATCAATTGACCCCTGGTCTTTTCAAAAGGGGATACATCATCATCAAAATTGTTCACAAACAAAACATACTCCCGCTCAGCTGCAAACTTATCAAACCCGAATTGAGAAAGAATCCACTCAGTACTAAGAGGACTGTCTTCTCGTTGGTAGAGACCAGCGGTCTGTCTGTAACTGCTCCAGGTATAGGCGCCCGGAGACTCGACAATACCAGAGCGAACAGGATTAAGTACGATATATCTGCACAACTCCAGAAGATAGCTCTCCTTCTCTACAACGATTGCTTTGAAACGACCCTGGAACAAATGCCCTGTACGATCATGTGAATGATTGAAGTATTGAGCATATGCACTGTTCAGCAGTTTCATTCCCGCTGACAAATTTCCATCGGTTGTTTCAAGTAATAAATGGTAATGATTTGACATCAGGCAATACGCATGGCAAAGCCAGTTATGTCGGTTTACCGTCTTAAGTAATCGATTCAGGAAAGCGGCTTTATCAGAGTCATTCAAGAAAATGTTCTGGCGATCGGTACCACGAGCAGTCACATGATACACAGCACCTGGATATTCTATTCGGAGTAATCTAGTCATAAATGAAGCATAATAAAAATAATACCAAAATTCAAGATACGACCCTAGAGATTAAAGAGTACATATAAGGCCAAGATTGAAAAGTTGACAAACGGTCTTTATTTGGCATAATATATTGACTGGAGGTATAGAGAATGCATATTACAAGTGACATTAAACCAGTTACATACTTGAAAACCAGGGCAGCAGATTTGCTCAATCAAATCAACGAAACTTACCGCCCTGTGATAATTACACAAAATGGAGAGCCTCGGACCA
This region of Candidatus Aegiribacteria sp. genomic DNA includes:
- a CDS encoding transposase, translated to MTRLLRIEYPGAVYHVTARGTDRQNIFLNDSDKAAFLNRLLKTVNRHNWLCHAYCLMSNHYHLLLETTDGNLSAGMKLLNSAYAQYFNHSHDRTGHLFQGRFKAIVVEKESYLLELCRYIVLNPVRSGIVESPGAYTWSSYRQTAGLYQREDSPLSTEWILSQFGFDKFAAEREYVLFVNNFDDDVSPFEKTRGQLILGRKQFVESLVGSDQYQDIPEVPRIQRFLSRPSLEDIFSSASDKVGRNKAIYTAHIKHGYSQQEIAKHSGMHYSTISKIIKNLENNQ